In Chryseobacterium camelliae, one DNA window encodes the following:
- a CDS encoding alpha/beta hydrolase — protein MNLDYLIREPELLTQDTPVLFMLHGYGSNEQDLFSFRETLPADWLIVSFRAPHATQFEGYSWYDINFNNPDEFVNVAQAKESLNAVLESILKVVNDYGLTSSKTHLCGFSQGGILCYALALHYPEMFSHVACLSSYPEEKLLEHIVKDKKKLERLRFFVSHGTDDAVIPLEWGRKAADLLYDLGCYFTFREYMSGHGVNQKNYMDLMDFFSK, from the coding sequence ATGAATTTAGATTATCTGATCAGAGAGCCGGAGCTGCTTACCCAGGACACCCCTGTCCTATTTATGCTGCACGGATATGGAAGTAATGAACAGGACCTTTTCAGCTTCAGGGAAACCTTACCTGCAGACTGGCTTATTGTAAGTTTCAGGGCTCCCCATGCCACCCAGTTTGAAGGGTATTCATGGTATGATATCAACTTTAATAACCCTGATGAATTTGTCAACGTAGCGCAGGCCAAAGAATCTTTAAACGCTGTGCTGGAAAGTATCCTTAAAGTCGTTAATGATTATGGACTCACCAGCTCAAAAACACATTTATGCGGTTTCAGCCAGGGAGGAATCCTGTGTTATGCACTGGCATTGCATTATCCTGAAATGTTCAGCCATGTTGCCTGCCTTAGCAGCTATCCTGAAGAGAAACTTCTTGAACATATTGTTAAAGATAAGAAAAAGCTCGAACGGCTTCGTTTCTTTGTTTCACATGGGACAGATGATGCTGTCATCCCGCTGGAATGGGGACGCAAGGCGGCAGACCTGCTGTATGATCTCGGCTGTTACTTTACGTTCAGGGAATATATGAGCGGCCACGGGGTCAACCAGAAAAATTATATGGACCTGATGGATTTCTTTTCAAAATAA
- a CDS encoding L,D-transpeptidase, producing the protein MKNISVKKISLSALCMMVMLVSCKKEVEKIKDAVQDTSSSVTQDYEDKKDSAVVKKDSVIEKESMPPAMQENGFYNAFVLPKSKKLKDSMFAVFSKKYTEKERYAILALNRLDSKNKWNADTLVVPKEIDTTLMAYSPFPMQLDVLSNVKKFIVFSYPIQAYGVYSNGSLVKWGPTSMGKKSAQTTRGLTFANWKKKLAISTVKSEWKLPYNFNIFNMGGIGWHQYDLPGYPASHSCLRLLMKDAQWLYSYADTWILNPGGATTKAKGTAVMVYGDYPWGKRKPWRKLLDDPNANNISVEQMTKMIEPNIEKILKEQDNREKVADSIKAARAEVSANREAADTVRQPAD; encoded by the coding sequence ATGAAAAACATATCTGTAAAAAAAATATCACTATCAGCCCTGTGTATGATGGTTATGCTTGTTTCATGTAAAAAAGAGGTAGAAAAAATTAAAGATGCCGTACAGGATACCTCTTCCTCTGTTACGCAGGATTATGAGGATAAAAAAGACTCAGCGGTTGTAAAAAAAGATTCAGTAATAGAAAAAGAGTCTATGCCGCCGGCAATGCAGGAGAACGGTTTTTATAATGCCTTTGTGCTTCCAAAAAGTAAAAAGCTGAAGGATTCTATGTTTGCCGTATTCAGTAAGAAATATACAGAAAAAGAGCGGTACGCTATTTTAGCCCTGAACCGTCTTGATTCCAAGAACAAGTGGAATGCTGATACGCTTGTGGTACCGAAAGAGATAGATACCACATTGATGGCATATTCACCATTTCCTATGCAGCTTGATGTCCTTAGTAATGTGAAGAAATTCATCGTCTTTTCTTATCCTATTCAGGCTTATGGTGTATATTCCAACGGAAGCCTTGTAAAATGGGGCCCGACAAGTATGGGTAAAAAATCCGCTCAGACGACGCGTGGGCTTACATTTGCCAACTGGAAAAAGAAACTGGCCATCTCTACCGTGAAAAGCGAATGGAAACTGCCTTATAACTTTAATATCTTCAATATGGGCGGTATCGGATGGCACCAGTATGACCTTCCGGGGTATCCTGCTTCGCATTCATGCCTGAGATTACTGATGAAAGATGCCCAATGGCTCTATTCTTATGCGGATACTTGGATCTTGAATCCTGGCGGTGCCACAACAAAAGCCAAAGGAACAGCAGTGATGGTGTACGGGGACTATCCATGGGGGAAAAGAAAACCATGGAGAAAACTCTTGGATGATCCCAATGCCAACAATATCTCTGTGGAACAAATGACCAAAATGATAGAACCCAATATTGAAAAGATCCTGAAAGAACAGGATAACAGGGAAAAAGTAGCGGACTCCATCAAAGCAGCCAGAGCAGAAGTATCGGCAAACAGAGAAGCTGCTGATACGGTTCGGCAACCGGCTGATTAA
- a CDS encoding DUF2000 domain-containing protein gives MNIKKCVLIIDHTQPTGIIANTASVLSITLGKCTENIIGHDVYDRQGEKHPGITQIPIPILGATADKIKEIRKNILSLPIEDMVVVDFSDIAQQSKTYDHYESTMLMADENHIRYIGIALYGDKKIINKATGNLSLIR, from the coding sequence ATGAATATAAAAAAATGTGTGCTGATCATTGATCATACACAACCTACTGGAATTATTGCCAATACTGCAAGTGTTCTTTCCATTACACTGGGCAAATGCACGGAAAATATTATAGGACATGATGTCTACGACAGACAGGGAGAGAAGCATCCGGGGATAACACAGATCCCCATTCCGATACTGGGCGCTACAGCTGATAAAATAAAAGAAATCCGAAAAAACATCTTGTCGCTTCCTATTGAGGACATGGTAGTGGTAGATTTTTCTGATATTGCCCAGCAATCCAAAACCTATGATCATTACGAAAGCACAATGCTTATGGCAGATGAAAACCATATTCGTTATATTGGCATAGCCCTGTATGGTGATAAAAAAATAATAAACAAAGCCACCGGAAATTTAAGCCTGATCAGGTAA
- a CDS encoding Lrp/AsnC family transcriptional regulator gives MAKLDKTDAGLLNALQNNAKLNIKELSDLLHISKTPIYERIKRLENEGYIKRYVALLDNKKVGLPLIAFCNVSLAVHDDEHIRRFQEEIKNIEEIVECYSTGGMYDFLIKVILKDLDHYNIFAFQKLTKVQGIVKMQSSFVLDEIKNVTALNIPY, from the coding sequence ATGGCAAAACTGGACAAAACCGATGCGGGGCTATTGAATGCCCTACAGAACAATGCAAAACTGAACATCAAAGAACTGTCAGACCTGCTGCATATATCAAAAACGCCTATCTACGAACGTATAAAACGTCTTGAAAATGAAGGTTACATCAAAAGGTATGTTGCTTTACTGGATAACAAGAAAGTGGGATTGCCACTAATTGCTTTCTGCAATGTATCATTGGCAGTGCATGATGATGAACATATCAGGCGTTTTCAGGAGGAAATCAAAAATATTGAAGAAATAGTGGAATGCTATTCCACCGGTGGGATGTATGATTTTTTGATCAAGGTTATACTCAAAGACCTTGACCACTATAATATCTTTGCATTTCAAAAACTGACAAAGGTTCAGGGGATTGTTAAGATGCAGAGCTCATTTGTACTGGATGAAATAAAGAATGTAACAGCATTGAATATTCCCTATTAA
- the trxA gene encoding thioredoxin, with the protein MALEITDSSFQETVLKSDKPVLVDFWAVWCGPCRTLGPIIEEVATDFDGKAVVGKVDVDNNQEISMQYGIRNIPTVLIFKNGEVVDKLVGVAPKEVIAEKLSAHL; encoded by the coding sequence ATGGCTTTAGAAATTACAGATAGCTCATTTCAGGAAACAGTTTTAAAATCTGATAAACCGGTATTGGTTGATTTTTGGGCAGTATGGTGTGGACCGTGCAGAACTCTGGGACCAATCATTGAAGAAGTGGCAACAGATTTTGACGGGAAAGCTGTAGTAGGAAAAGTGGATGTGGACAACAACCAGGAAATTTCCATGCAGTATGGGATCAGAAATATTCCTACAGTACTGATCTTTAAAAACGGAGAAGTAGTGGATAAGCTTGTAGGCGTAGCTCCTAAAGAAGTAATCGCTGAAAAACTAAGCGCACACTTATAA
- a CDS encoding cysteine desulfurase family protein, with amino-acid sequence MNKIYLDNAATTPLSEEVIDAMVDTMKMNFGNPSSTHSFGQEAKILIENVRRQIADYLHVTPAEIIFTSCGTESNNMIIKSSVEHLGVERIISSPLEHKCVSESILDMKNRKGVEVNYIRPDEKGDIDLGRLEELLKGSDKKTLVSLMHANNEIGNLTDIKRVAELCRQYNALFHSDTVQTMAHMNLDFSEIMVDFASCSAHKFHGPKGIGFAFIRKATGLKGIITGGPQERSLRAGTENVAGIVGLGKALELSLTHMNDYKDHMQAIKDYAIEKLSAAIPGIKFNGRSSEKNNSLYTVLSALLPYKNPLIGLQLDMKGIAISQGSACSSGASKPSMVMMMVLTEDEMDACTPLRISFSHLTTKADIDSLTTALKEISENFVIEKTNVEHR; translated from the coding sequence ATGAATAAAATATATTTAGATAACGCTGCAACTACGCCTCTTTCAGAAGAAGTTATCGATGCCATGGTAGATACCATGAAAATGAATTTCGGGAATCCGTCTTCAACCCACAGCTTCGGGCAGGAGGCTAAAATCCTCATCGAAAATGTAAGAAGGCAGATTGCAGATTATCTTCATGTAACCCCTGCGGAAATTATCTTCACTTCCTGCGGGACAGAATCCAACAATATGATCATTAAGTCCAGTGTGGAGCACCTGGGCGTTGAAAGGATCATCAGCTCTCCTCTGGAACACAAATGTGTTTCTGAAAGCATCCTGGATATGAAAAACAGGAAAGGAGTAGAGGTAAATTATATCCGTCCCGATGAGAAAGGGGATATTGACCTGGGCAGGCTTGAAGAATTACTGAAAGGCTCTGATAAAAAGACCCTGGTAAGCCTGATGCATGCCAATAATGAAATCGGAAACCTTACGGATATTAAGAGAGTAGCAGAATTATGCAGACAGTATAATGCCCTGTTCCATTCAGATACGGTACAGACAATGGCTCATATGAACCTGGATTTTTCTGAGATCATGGTAGATTTTGCATCATGCAGCGCCCATAAATTTCACGGGCCGAAAGGCATTGGTTTTGCCTTCATCAGAAAAGCAACCGGCTTAAAAGGTATCATTACCGGAGGACCTCAGGAAAGAAGCCTCAGAGCGGGGACAGAAAATGTAGCAGGAATCGTAGGGCTGGGCAAAGCATTGGAGCTTTCCCTTACGCATATGAACGACTATAAAGACCATATGCAAGCTATAAAGGATTATGCGATTGAAAAACTAAGCGCAGCAATACCGGGAATTAAATTTAACGGTAGGAGTTCTGAAAAAAATAATAGCCTGTATACGGTTTTAAGCGCATTATTGCCCTATAAAAACCCGCTTATCGGTCTGCAGCTCGATATGAAAGGTATTGCGATTTCCCAGGGAAGTGCATGCTCCTCAGGTGCTTCAAAACCATCCATGGTGATGATGATGGTTTTAACGGAAGATGAGATGGATGCGTGTACGCCATTAAGAATCTCATTCAGCCATCTGACGACTAAAGCTGATATTGATTCACTCACTACTGCCTTAAAAGAAATCTCAGAAAATTTCGTTATAGAAAAAACAAATGTTGAACATAGATAG